In Listeria monocytogenes, the following proteins share a genomic window:
- a CDS encoding PTS sugar transporter subunit IIB, whose protein sequence is MGQFKILVACGAGIATSTVVTDRVERLVKENNVDAEVKQIKISEAASMQDGADLIVSTTILPTTYKIPAIIATSYITGMGMEELDEEILAHLK, encoded by the coding sequence ATGGGACAATTTAAAATTTTGGTAGCTTGTGGAGCAGGAATTGCAACATCAACAGTAGTAACGGACAGAGTAGAACGTTTGGTAAAAGAAAACAACGTGGATGCAGAAGTAAAACAAATTAAAATTTCAGAAGCAGCATCTATGCAAGACGGAGCGGATTTAATCGTATCAACAACTATTTTACCAACAACTTACAAAATCCCAGCGATTATTGCAACTTCTTACATCACTGGTATGGGTATGGAAGAATTAGACGAAGAAATACTTGCGCACCTTAAATAA
- a CDS encoding MmcQ/YjbR family DNA-binding protein, with the protein MINEFAWIREEISGLKGVQYSFKEEWGAERYHVLDQLMAMRGTNKEGQPILTLKCDAEKSEQLRAENPAIVPGYYMNKRVWISVLLKEERDKDLIRALIQHAYSEAKNKLPKYKQAELFD; encoded by the coding sequence ATGATTAATGAATTTGCTTGGATACGGGAGGAAATCAGTGGTCTTAAAGGAGTCCAGTATTCTTTTAAAGAAGAATGGGGAGCGGAGCGCTATCATGTTTTGGATCAGCTAATGGCAATGCGTGGAACGAATAAAGAAGGACAGCCCATTTTAACCTTGAAGTGCGATGCCGAAAAAAGTGAGCAACTTCGCGCAGAAAATCCAGCCATCGTTCCCGGTTATTACATGAATAAACGAGTTTGGATTTCTGTTTTATTGAAAGAAGAACGAGATAAAGACTTGATTCGCGCATTAATCCAGCATGCATACTCAGAAGCGAAGAATAAGTTGCCAAAATATAAACAAGCGGAACTTTTTGACTAA
- a CDS encoding galactitol-1-phosphate 5-dehydrogenase, whose protein sequence is MRAAVLYENNVIKAEQIDEATCGKDQVRVEVKAVGICGSDIHKMQTRWKYPLPAVMGHEFAGVVTEIGSEVTNVAIGDRVAGIPLEPCMECNYCKAGDFALCDNYRMVGSHFHGGFAENVVMKADNVISIGDLDFEEGAMIEPLAVSMHGVLGIQPRLGDTVIVFGIGTIGILVVQCLLLAGVKDIIAVDISDKKLADAREFGCKYTINPKNEDLKERVFAYTNGLGADIALECAGSKITQEQCLLVTKKKGKVGYLGIAYADVLLHEEAFENIFRRELTLKGFWNSYSAPFPGEEWRTSIEFVKQGRIKLKPLISHRYKLEETKEAFDMILSREHDYNKVMILPQKGDD, encoded by the coding sequence ATGAGAGCAGCTGTGTTATACGAGAATAATGTAATAAAAGCAGAACAAATTGATGAAGCGACTTGTGGGAAAGATCAAGTTCGTGTCGAAGTAAAAGCAGTTGGCATCTGTGGATCGGATATTCATAAAATGCAGACTCGCTGGAAATACCCACTGCCTGCTGTAATGGGACATGAATTCGCAGGTGTAGTTACAGAAATTGGTAGCGAAGTAACAAACGTAGCTATCGGTGACCGTGTTGCAGGGATTCCGCTCGAGCCTTGTATGGAATGTAATTATTGTAAAGCAGGAGACTTCGCGCTATGTGACAACTACCGGATGGTGGGATCACACTTCCACGGCGGATTTGCTGAAAATGTCGTCATGAAAGCCGACAATGTCATTTCTATCGGCGACCTTGATTTTGAAGAAGGTGCGATGATTGAACCACTTGCTGTATCGATGCACGGGGTACTTGGTATTCAGCCGAGACTTGGCGATACGGTCATTGTCTTCGGAATTGGCACAATCGGAATCTTGGTTGTACAATGTTTACTTCTTGCAGGCGTGAAAGATATTATCGCGGTTGATATCAGTGATAAAAAATTAGCAGACGCGCGGGAATTCGGTTGCAAATACACTATTAATCCAAAAAATGAAGACTTAAAAGAACGCGTTTTTGCTTATACAAATGGTCTTGGGGCAGATATAGCGCTCGAGTGTGCTGGTTCAAAAATAACGCAAGAACAATGCCTTCTTGTAACGAAGAAAAAAGGTAAAGTTGGTTACTTAGGAATCGCCTACGCAGATGTGCTTTTACACGAAGAAGCTTTTGAAAATATTTTTAGACGTGAACTTACGCTTAAAGGTTTTTGGAATTCTTACTCAGCACCATTTCCAGGTGAGGAGTGGCGTACGTCGATTGAATTCGTGAAACAAGGTCGAATTAAGCTGAAACCACTAATTTCGCATCGTTATAAGCTAGAGGAAACGAAAGAAGCTTTTGATATGATTCTTTCCAGAGAGCATGATTATAACAAAGTGATGATATTGCCGCAGAAAGGTGACGATTAA
- a CDS encoding PTS galactitol transporter subunit IIC, whose amino-acid sequence MDTLLSGVQYVLNLGPTVILPIMIFFIALIFRVPAKKALRSAITIGIGFVGINLVISLLSSNLGPAAQQMVERFGLNLTIIDAGWPAAAAASWASPVAAILIPICLVVNLALIFFKVTKTLDIDIWNYWHFIAAGATGYIVTGGNWWFAILCAIIYEVAVLWMADRTQPMVEEFYGLKGISLPTGSTAAFGFIGIPVGWLIAKIPGIKNIHVDPETIQKRFGIFGEPMMMGLILGIAIGILAGYDVGAVAQLGMSMGAVMFLMPRMVKILMEGLIPISESAREFMKSRFKGRELYIGLDAALSIGHPANISTGLILVPITLFLAVIIPGNKVLPFGDLATIPFYVSFVVASRKGNILHSVLAGTVVIALALLMATDFGLVHTEMMKGVYEFPKGATQVSTLDMGGNFFNWVILKFSQAWAAIF is encoded by the coding sequence ATGGATACACTTCTGTCAGGAGTACAGTATGTTTTAAACTTGGGGCCTACAGTTATTTTGCCTATTATGATTTTCTTTATTGCATTAATTTTCCGAGTACCAGCAAAGAAAGCGCTTCGTTCAGCGATTACGATTGGTATCGGGTTTGTAGGTATTAACCTTGTTATTAGTTTACTATCTAGTAACTTAGGTCCGGCAGCGCAACAAATGGTTGAGCGTTTTGGACTGAATTTAACAATTATTGATGCAGGTTGGCCAGCAGCAGCCGCGGCTTCATGGGCTTCTCCAGTTGCAGCAATTTTAATTCCAATCTGTTTGGTAGTTAACTTAGCACTTATTTTCTTCAAAGTTACGAAAACACTCGATATTGATATTTGGAACTACTGGCACTTCATCGCAGCAGGTGCAACTGGTTATATCGTAACTGGTGGTAACTGGTGGTTCGCGATTCTTTGTGCGATCATCTATGAAGTTGCTGTTCTTTGGATGGCAGACAGAACACAACCTATGGTAGAAGAATTTTACGGATTAAAAGGGATCTCCTTACCAACAGGTTCTACAGCAGCATTCGGTTTCATCGGTATTCCGGTTGGTTGGCTAATCGCTAAAATCCCTGGTATTAAAAACATCCATGTTGACCCAGAAACTATTCAAAAACGTTTTGGTATTTTCGGGGAACCAATGATGATGGGTCTTATTCTAGGTATTGCAATCGGTATTCTTGCAGGCTATGACGTTGGCGCAGTTGCACAACTTGGTATGTCCATGGGTGCGGTAATGTTCTTAATGCCTCGTATGGTTAAAATTTTAATGGAAGGTTTAATTCCAATTTCAGAATCCGCTCGTGAATTCATGAAATCTCGTTTCAAAGGCCGTGAACTTTATATCGGGCTTGATGCAGCACTTTCAATCGGTCACCCAGCGAATATTTCTACTGGTTTAATCCTTGTTCCAATCACTCTTTTCTTAGCTGTTATCATTCCTGGTAACAAAGTACTTCCTTTTGGTGACTTGGCAACTATTCCATTCTACGTATCATTCGTAGTAGCATCTCGTAAAGGTAACATTCTTCACTCTGTTTTAGCTGGAACTGTAGTTATTGCACTAGCGCTTCTTATGGCAACTGACTTCGGTCTTGTTCATACAGAAATGATGAAAGGTGTTTACGAATTCCCTAAAGGAGCAACACAAGTTAGTACACTTGATATGGGTGGTAACTTCTTTAACTGGGTTATTCTTAAATTCTCTCAAGCTTGGGCAGCTATTTTCTAA
- a CDS encoding BglG family transcription antiterminator codes for MYLDERSNSLLKELLRHPDTSSTNLQAKFGLTRRQVDYSFQKINNWLEEQTYPKIHRAANGRFIVEPDLFQIIGEEDGEKTDWYIPSEKERASLIILMLTTGSEELSLNHFISELEVSKNTVLRDLKLVQKTLEKFNLEVKYSRMRGYLIDGDEWNQRTALIYAAEHIIESFGGEEYLQDFMQVDEARIKELREKLEQVEHHLNLHFIDNKMQILPYILEAVFRRMKKGQTITTSFLIDYNELSDTREYGAAEIFIEEEPNMPEAERMYITLQLLTSNVLPKQYLKSEETHKLRLALEQVLSEFEKKACIQLVDKESLLEKLFAHIKPAYYRIKYHLTTDYSILDKIDQEFQAVHYIVKESLAPLERFIGSKVPENESIFITLFIGGHLIESTEKLQTRLKAVVVCPNGLSISRLMEKTLRSLFPEIFFYQAMSIREFEQTKLGYDIVFSAVPLSTDKKFFLINQLMDGKERLELRRRVMRSVYLVDEVNISVDQLMKTISKFADIKDAARLEKVLADYLMPVPEENTSKHEGKSSLADLLEVTRITRKKSVKDWHEAIYHAALPLLSAGVVEPAYVEEMKRQYPAPIMNIILRNTIAIPHAETEKGVNSLGMSLLYLEEGLPLEGGKELHFIVVIAAIDKNAHFTALLQLMELSENKKELKKLADAANTEEMHQIIKNFTDLETKKTM; via the coding sequence ATGTATTTGGATGAGAGAAGTAATTCACTTTTAAAAGAACTCTTACGACATCCTGACACATCGAGTACAAACTTACAAGCAAAATTCGGTTTAACTCGAAGACAAGTCGACTATAGTTTCCAAAAAATTAATAATTGGCTAGAAGAACAGACTTACCCGAAGATTCATCGTGCCGCAAATGGTCGATTTATCGTAGAACCTGACCTGTTTCAAATCATTGGTGAGGAAGATGGCGAAAAAACAGATTGGTACATCCCGTCAGAAAAGGAACGCGCTAGTCTAATCATCCTCATGTTAACAACAGGAAGTGAAGAGTTATCCCTTAATCACTTTATAAGCGAGCTGGAGGTGAGCAAGAACACCGTATTACGAGACTTGAAGCTGGTACAAAAGACACTTGAGAAATTCAACCTCGAAGTTAAATATTCGCGGATGCGTGGCTATTTAATTGACGGAGACGAGTGGAACCAGCGGACGGCACTCATTTATGCGGCAGAACACATCATAGAAAGTTTTGGCGGCGAAGAGTATTTACAGGATTTCATGCAAGTGGACGAAGCGAGAATTAAAGAGCTTCGGGAAAAATTGGAACAAGTTGAGCATCACCTGAATTTGCATTTTATTGACAATAAAATGCAAATACTGCCTTACATTTTAGAAGCTGTTTTTCGGCGGATGAAGAAGGGGCAAACAATTACGACATCTTTCCTGATTGACTACAATGAATTGTCAGATACTCGGGAATACGGAGCAGCAGAGATTTTTATTGAAGAAGAGCCGAATATGCCAGAAGCAGAGCGAATGTACATCACATTACAACTTTTAACTTCCAATGTACTTCCGAAACAATATTTGAAATCGGAGGAAACGCACAAGTTAAGGCTGGCACTGGAACAAGTTCTAAGCGAATTTGAGAAAAAGGCTTGTATTCAACTAGTAGACAAAGAATCGTTACTTGAAAAATTATTTGCACACATTAAACCTGCGTATTATCGGATTAAGTATCATCTTACAACAGATTACAGCATTTTAGACAAGATTGATCAAGAATTCCAAGCCGTGCATTACATCGTGAAAGAGTCGTTAGCACCATTAGAACGTTTTATTGGTAGCAAAGTTCCTGAAAATGAAAGTATATTTATTACCCTTTTCATTGGAGGGCATTTAATCGAATCCACAGAGAAATTACAAACGAGACTAAAAGCAGTTGTGGTTTGTCCGAACGGATTGTCGATTTCGAGATTGATGGAAAAAACATTACGAAGCCTTTTCCCGGAAATATTTTTCTATCAAGCGATGTCGATTCGAGAATTTGAACAAACAAAGTTAGGTTATGACATTGTATTTTCCGCAGTGCCACTTTCGACCGACAAGAAATTTTTCCTTATCAACCAATTGATGGATGGGAAAGAGCGCCTCGAGCTTAGACGCCGGGTGATGCGGTCGGTTTACTTAGTGGATGAGGTGAATATCAGCGTCGATCAATTAATGAAAACAATTTCCAAATTTGCTGATATTAAAGATGCTGCCCGTCTTGAAAAAGTGCTAGCAGACTATTTAATGCCAGTTCCAGAAGAAAACACATCCAAACACGAAGGCAAAAGCTCACTCGCGGATTTGCTTGAAGTAACGCGAATCACACGTAAGAAATCAGTGAAAGATTGGCATGAAGCAATTTATCATGCAGCTTTACCGTTACTTTCAGCGGGAGTGGTGGAGCCAGCCTACGTGGAAGAAATGAAACGGCAATATCCAGCACCGATTATGAACATCATTCTCCGTAATACGATAGCTATCCCTCATGCTGAAACGGAAAAAGGAGTAAATAGCCTCGGAATGAGCTTGCTTTATCTAGAAGAAGGCCTGCCACTCGAAGGCGGTAAAGAGCTACATTTTATCGTCGTCATCGCAGCTATAGATAAAAATGCTCACTTCACAGCTTTACTACAATTGATGGAATTATCGGAGAACAAAAAAGAACTGAAAAAACTTGCGGATGCTGCGAACACAGAAGAAATGCACCAAATAATTAAAAACTTCACGGACTTGGAAACAAAAAAGACAATGTAG
- the rpiB gene encoding ribose 5-phosphate isomerase B encodes MTVSKVAIASDHGGIELRKSIISYLESVGISYEEFGPEAPESVDYPGLAITVSEKVVNQEVDRGILVCGTGIGMSIAANKVKGIRCALVGDTFSAHATREHNDTNVLALGARVIGPGLAEDIVKIWLETAYEGGRHANRVGQITAYEDSHA; translated from the coding sequence ATGACAGTTAGTAAAGTTGCCATTGCTTCAGACCATGGCGGAATTGAATTACGAAAAAGTATTATTTCTTATCTTGAAAGTGTTGGAATTAGTTACGAAGAATTTGGCCCCGAAGCACCAGAATCAGTGGATTACCCGGGACTAGCGATTACAGTTAGTGAAAAAGTTGTTAACCAAGAAGTCGACCGCGGCATTTTAGTTTGTGGTACAGGTATTGGTATGAGTATCGCAGCTAATAAAGTAAAAGGCATTCGTTGCGCACTTGTTGGTGATACATTTAGCGCTCACGCAACGCGCGAACATAATGATACAAATGTCCTTGCGCTTGGAGCGAGAGTCATAGGTCCGGGGCTAGCAGAAGACATTGTCAAAATTTGGTTAGAAACAGCGTATGAAGGTGGCCGACACGCAAATCGTGTAGGACAAATCACCGCTTACGAAGATAGCCACGCTTAA
- a CDS encoding ribulose-phosphate 3-epimerase, which produces MRKIAASIMCADQLHLGEELRRLESAGVELLHCDVMDGVYVNNLALGPEYLEIVRNNTEIPLDIHLATITPLKYIDMFGPVKPEYISFHVEVAEDVSEVIRKIRSYNVKPSIAINPETPIEAIYPYLDDVEMVLMMTVNPGFAGQKFQTDVLQKLHDLKAKLAGKVHAPLIEVDGNINKETVSLMRDCLPDIYVLGTSALFHDRDKTSYAERLVHIWSDVEKHV; this is translated from the coding sequence ATGAGGAAAATAGCCGCTTCAATTATGTGTGCAGACCAACTACATTTAGGTGAAGAACTCCGGCGCCTTGAATCCGCTGGTGTGGAACTACTACACTGCGATGTGATGGACGGTGTATATGTGAATAATCTTGCGCTCGGTCCAGAATATTTGGAAATAGTGCGAAACAATACAGAAATCCCTCTAGACATACATTTGGCTACTATTACCCCACTTAAATATATTGACATGTTTGGCCCTGTGAAACCGGAATATATTTCTTTTCATGTAGAAGTAGCGGAAGACGTGTCAGAAGTCATCCGGAAAATACGCTCTTACAACGTTAAACCATCGATCGCTATAAATCCGGAAACCCCTATCGAAGCCATTTATCCTTATTTAGATGATGTCGAAATGGTGTTAATGATGACTGTAAACCCGGGTTTTGCGGGACAAAAATTTCAAACAGATGTATTACAAAAACTGCATGATTTAAAAGCAAAACTAGCTGGAAAAGTCCATGCGCCGCTCATTGAAGTGGATGGCAATATTAATAAAGAAACAGTAAGCTTGATGCGAGATTGTTTACCAGACATTTATGTACTAGGCACATCCGCGCTATTTCATGACCGAGATAAAACGAGTTATGCAGAAAGACTAGTACACATTTGGTCAGATGTAGAAAAACATGTGTAA
- a CDS encoding universal stress protein, with protein MSAYKRILVGVDGSNEAEAALRRAVQFAKMDGATLGIGFVADVRRIAPLIDYEQTYAKKAKAYGEELVEMYKKEAEKAGVAHVETFVHFGTPKTTFNKKITRNFEPDLILVGATGLSATEQFILGSVSEYTAAHAPCDVIIVHAKPWRNRKTVEKL; from the coding sequence ATGTCTGCTTACAAACGGATTCTTGTTGGTGTTGATGGATCAAACGAAGCCGAAGCCGCGCTAAGACGTGCTGTTCAATTTGCCAAAATGGATGGTGCCACACTTGGTATTGGCTTTGTCGCTGATGTTCGCCGGATTGCACCGTTAATCGATTATGAACAAACCTATGCAAAAAAAGCCAAAGCATACGGAGAAGAATTAGTTGAGATGTACAAAAAAGAAGCCGAAAAAGCTGGCGTAGCGCATGTTGAAACTTTTGTTCACTTTGGTACGCCAAAAACTACCTTCAATAAAAAAATAACGCGAAATTTTGAACCCGATTTAATTTTAGTTGGAGCAACTGGACTTTCGGCAACAGAGCAATTTATTCTTGGTAGTGTTTCTGAATATACGGCCGCCCATGCACCTTGCGACGTTATTATTGTTCACGCAAAACCTTGGCGCAACAGAAAGACTGTCGAAAAACTCTAA
- the rpiB gene encoding ribose 5-phosphate isomerase B: MKLTIGCDHGGRRLKDAIVKHLREKDIEVVDIGTYTDESVDFPSYAEEVANQVVSGQSELGILCCGTGIGMSIAANKVDGIRAAVVSDTFSARATREHNNSNVLCLGERVIGEGLALLLVDTWLEASFAGDRHKRRLDKITELERK; encoded by the coding sequence ATGAAATTAACAATTGGTTGCGACCACGGCGGACGTAGACTAAAAGATGCCATTGTGAAACATTTACGTGAAAAAGATATTGAAGTTGTTGATATTGGAACATATACAGACGAAAGTGTCGATTTTCCATCGTATGCAGAAGAGGTTGCCAATCAAGTAGTAAGCGGGCAATCTGAACTCGGTATTTTGTGCTGTGGAACTGGGATTGGTATGAGTATTGCTGCGAATAAAGTCGATGGAATCCGTGCTGCGGTTGTTTCGGATACTTTTTCAGCGCGTGCCACTCGTGAACATAACAATAGCAATGTTCTCTGCCTAGGCGAACGTGTCATCGGCGAAGGATTAGCACTTTTACTTGTGGATACTTGGCTTGAGGCATCGTTTGCAGGTGATCGCCATAAACGCCGCTTGGATAAAATTACTGAACTCGAAAGAAAGTGA
- a CDS encoding membrane protein, with amino-acid sequence MDINMFILYFFIYSVLGWAWEEVFCSISEKKLVYRGFLYGPYCPIYGFGVTTVLMMILPFQNNLWALFIFSMIICTVIEYVTATILEALFHTTWWDYHNWPLNVKGRICLPISIFWGFACIIVVRFLHPLVTEFADWILGWGGWVIPALIVVLMLIDTIKSVTSMLSFQKALAEFNEKLTAQANELKASVKERAKEFEEGLLKKQENVDMKIAEIEAKRKQDKELAASMRKLKFNERRMLKSFPKMKVKRAAPFKNFNKSILRVDKQKRK; translated from the coding sequence ATGGATATTAATATGTTTATCCTATACTTCTTTATTTATTCTGTTCTTGGATGGGCTTGGGAGGAAGTTTTTTGCTCGATTTCAGAGAAGAAGTTAGTGTATCGTGGTTTTCTTTATGGGCCATATTGTCCCATTTACGGGTTTGGGGTAACGACAGTTTTAATGATGATTTTACCGTTTCAAAATAACTTATGGGCCTTATTTATTTTTTCGATGATTATTTGTACGGTGATTGAATATGTTACCGCAACGATTTTAGAAGCATTATTCCATACAACATGGTGGGATTATCACAACTGGCCACTCAATGTAAAAGGTCGAATTTGCTTGCCGATTTCGATTTTTTGGGGATTTGCTTGTATTATCGTTGTACGCTTCTTGCACCCACTTGTCACCGAATTTGCGGATTGGATTTTAGGCTGGGGTGGCTGGGTTATTCCTGCGCTCATCGTGGTTCTGATGCTTATTGATACGATTAAATCTGTCACAAGTATGCTATCATTCCAAAAAGCACTTGCCGAATTTAATGAAAAACTAACTGCCCAAGCAAATGAACTAAAAGCAAGCGTAAAAGAACGGGCGAAAGAATTTGAAGAAGGACTTTTGAAGAAACAAGAAAATGTCGATATGAAAATTGCTGAAATAGAAGCAAAACGTAAGCAAGACAAAGAACTTGCTGCTAGCATGCGCAAACTTAAATTTAATGAACGACGAATGTTAAAATCGTTCCCGAAAATGAAAGTGAAACGCGCGGCTCCATTTAAGAATTTCAACAAAAGTATACTCAGAGTCGATAAACAGAAAAGAAAATAG
- a CDS encoding zinc-binding dehydrogenase, with protein sequence MKAVVKTNPGYDQMELRDVEEPQVYGDKVKIKVAFTGICGSDIHTFKGEYKNPTTPVTLGHEFSGVVVEVGPDVTSIKVGDRVTSETTFETCGECIYCKERDYNLCSNRRGIGTQANGSFAEFVLSREESCHVLDERISLEAAALTEPLACCVHSALEKTTIRPDDTVLVFGPGPIGLLLAQVVKAQGATVIMAGITKDSDRLRLAKELGMDRIVDTLKEDLAEVVLGMTDGYGAERVFDCSGAVPAVNQGLPLTKKKGDFVQVGLFAEKKNAIDEESIIQREIAYIGSRSQKPSSWILALDLLANGKINTDKMITKVYGLDDWREAFEAVMAGNEIKVLVKS encoded by the coding sequence TTGAAAGCAGTAGTAAAAACAAACCCCGGATACGATCAAATGGAGCTAAGAGATGTAGAAGAACCACAAGTCTATGGCGACAAAGTAAAAATCAAAGTAGCTTTTACTGGTATTTGCGGATCAGACATCCATACGTTTAAAGGTGAATACAAAAATCCAACAACTCCCGTTACACTGGGACATGAATTTTCTGGTGTTGTTGTAGAAGTTGGGCCAGATGTAACGAGTATCAAAGTGGGAGACCGCGTCACAAGTGAAACAACTTTTGAAACTTGTGGAGAATGTATTTATTGTAAAGAACGTGATTACAATTTATGTAGCAATCGTCGTGGTATTGGTACGCAAGCAAATGGTAGTTTTGCAGAATTTGTTTTATCTCGCGAGGAAAGTTGTCATGTGCTTGATGAACGGATTTCACTTGAAGCGGCAGCACTAACAGAACCGCTTGCATGTTGTGTGCATTCAGCGCTTGAAAAAACAACGATTCGTCCAGATGACACAGTACTTGTTTTCGGACCAGGTCCAATTGGTTTATTACTAGCTCAAGTTGTGAAAGCGCAAGGGGCAACGGTGATTATGGCAGGAATTACCAAAGATAGCGACCGCTTACGTCTAGCAAAAGAACTTGGAATGGACAGGATTGTCGATACTTTAAAAGAAGACTTGGCTGAAGTTGTGCTCGGTATGACAGATGGTTACGGAGCGGAACGCGTATTTGATTGTTCCGGCGCAGTACCCGCTGTAAATCAAGGATTACCTCTAACGAAGAAAAAAGGCGATTTTGTTCAAGTAGGACTTTTTGCTGAAAAGAAAAATGCGATTGATGAAGAATCCATTATCCAACGTGAAATTGCTTATATTGGCAGCCGTTCGCAAAAACCATCTTCTTGGATTTTAGCGCTCGACTTACTGGCAAATGGCAAAATCAATACGGATAAAATGATTACTAAAGTATACGGTTTGGATGACTGGCGCGAGGCTTTCGAGGCAGTTATGGCAGGAAATGAAATTAAAGTATTAGTGAAATCTTAA
- a CDS encoding PTS sugar transporter subunit IIA, with product MDLVQFLKKGMVWVQSDIEKQEDLFQMVAESGKSEGYVTDDFLTRLTDREQTFPTGLKLDGYGVALPHTDPECVTEQFIAVITVKDGIPFKLMEDAGQTVEANLIFVLGLNEPHSQLAVLQQLMGTIQDKDNVAALLRAKDEDEVKQILETITV from the coding sequence ATGGATTTAGTACAATTTTTGAAAAAAGGAATGGTTTGGGTTCAATCGGATATCGAGAAACAAGAGGACCTATTCCAAATGGTCGCAGAAAGTGGAAAGTCTGAAGGGTATGTAACGGATGACTTTTTAACAAGACTAACAGACCGTGAACAAACCTTTCCAACGGGGCTAAAATTAGATGGATACGGCGTGGCATTACCGCACACGGATCCAGAATGCGTTACGGAACAATTTATCGCCGTAATCACTGTGAAAGATGGCATTCCATTTAAATTAATGGAAGATGCTGGTCAAACGGTTGAAGCGAATTTGATTTTCGTACTCGGACTAAATGAACCTCACAGCCAGCTCGCGGTACTTCAGCAATTGATGGGGACGATTCAGGATAAAGACAATGTAGCCGCATTACTCAGAGCGAAAGATGAAGACGAAGTAAAACAAATTTTAGAAACTATTACCGTTTAA